One Qiania dongpingensis genomic window carries:
- a CDS encoding aminotransferase class I/II-fold pyridoxal phosphate-dependent enzyme — MAGLYDKLVSYGKTDACPFHMPGHKRDGKTFRFENPFSFDITEIDGFDNLHHPEGILKEAMEQAALTYGAEKSYFLVNGSSGGILAAISACVRPRGKILMARNCHKSAYHALFLRGLRPEYLCPPAVSDWGMCGGVSAEDVEKALSEHPDAEAVFVTSPTYEGICSDIRKISETAHSHGVPLIVDSAHGAHLPFRKKSGESIFPVSAVEAGADIVIESLHKTLPSLTQTAILHKRSDMVKERDLEWYLQVYQSSSPSYVLMASIDSCISYMGSEDGKRAMIKYESSLEGIRRTFTELSHIRLLSERESDIGGGVCYDPSKLVIRGETMSGPKLYELLREEYHIQPEMCTEIYVILMTSVADSDQAFKRLKNALKDIDKKMAADSGWPFRKKAVFLPRPQVVLAPAETEGNKMRACRKEDSEGQISGEFAYIYPPGVPVLAPGERITGEVLEVLSSYSENGFEILGLEDSGGGTIRVLE, encoded by the coding sequence ATGGCAGGCTTATATGATAAGCTGGTTTCATACGGAAAAACAGATGCTTGCCCTTTTCATATGCCCGGACATAAGAGAGACGGGAAGACGTTCCGCTTTGAAAATCCTTTTTCTTTTGATATCACGGAGATTGACGGATTTGACAATCTGCATCATCCGGAGGGGATTCTGAAGGAGGCAATGGAGCAGGCGGCTTTGACCTATGGCGCGGAAAAAAGCTATTTTCTGGTAAACGGAAGCAGCGGAGGGATTCTGGCGGCAATATCGGCTTGTGTGAGACCGAGAGGGAAAATCCTCATGGCTAGAAATTGCCATAAGTCTGCCTACCATGCTTTATTCCTCCGGGGACTGAGACCGGAATATTTATGCCCGCCGGCCGTTTCTGATTGGGGAATGTGCGGCGGCGTCTCAGCGGAAGATGTGGAAAAAGCTCTTTCAGAGCATCCCGACGCAGAGGCCGTGTTTGTGACGTCTCCTACATACGAGGGGATTTGCTCGGATATCCGAAAAATCAGCGAGACGGCACATTCTCACGGAGTACCGCTCATTGTGGATTCTGCCCATGGAGCACACCTGCCCTTTCGGAAAAAGAGCGGCGAATCAATATTTCCAGTTTCCGCAGTGGAGGCGGGGGCAGATATCGTAATAGAAAGCCTTCACAAAACGCTTCCTTCTCTGACTCAGACGGCGATCCTGCATAAGAGATCGGACATGGTAAAGGAACGTGATCTTGAATGGTATCTGCAGGTCTATCAAAGCTCCAGCCCGTCTTACGTGCTGATGGCATCCATAGATTCCTGTATTTCTTATATGGGGAGCGAGGATGGAAAAAGGGCCATGATAAAGTATGAGTCTTCTTTGGAAGGCATCAGGAGGACGTTCACGGAATTATCTCACATACGGCTGCTGTCGGAACGGGAATCAGATATTGGAGGAGGCGTTTGTTATGATCCTTCCAAGCTGGTCATCCGGGGAGAAACCATGAGCGGGCCAAAACTGTATGAACTGCTCCGGGAGGAATACCATATACAACCGGAAATGTGCACAGAGATATATGTGATTTTGATGACATCGGTGGCAGATTCTGATCAGGCATTTAAAAGGCTGAAAAACGCACTTAAGGATATAGACAAAAAAATGGCGGCAGACAGCGGATGGCCGTTCCGGAAAAAGGCTGTCTTCCTTCCAAGACCGCAGGTGGTGCTTGCACCGGCCGAGACAGAGGGTAATAAGATGCGGGCGTGCAGGAAAGAGGACAGTGAGGGACAGATTTCCGGAGAATTTGCGTATATCTATCCGCCGGGTGTTCCAGTGCTGGCACCGGGAGAAAGAATTACCGGCGAGGTGCTGGAGGTACTCAGCAGCTATAGTGAGAACGGATTTGAAATCCTCGGGCTGGAGGATTCCGGCGGCGGGACGATCCGTGTCCTGGAGTAA
- a CDS encoding nucleoside/nucleotide kinase family protein has protein sequence MGKIFYIMGKSACGKDSVFKMLVSDKKLGLRTVTMYTTRPPRDGEEDGREYFFRDAAFLNRMETEEKLIESRTYETACGPWSYFTLDDGQIDLDKYNYVMIGTPDSYEKTKKYFGRKGRSAMIPLYIHVEAGERLMRAVKRERMQAAPQYAELCRRFLADEEDFKKENLDRCGIDRIFENQDLDSCVKKIKTTILEQLT, from the coding sequence ATGGGTAAAATATTTTATATCATGGGTAAAAGCGCATGTGGCAAGGACAGTGTATTTAAGATGCTGGTGTCCGACAAAAAGCTGGGCCTGAGGACGGTGACAATGTATACGACCAGGCCTCCCAGAGACGGCGAGGAGGATGGCAGGGAGTATTTTTTCCGTGACGCCGCGTTTCTTAACAGGATGGAAACGGAAGAAAAGCTGATCGAGAGCCGTACCTATGAGACTGCCTGCGGACCCTGGAGTTATTTTACGCTGGATGACGGACAGATTGATCTGGATAAATATAACTATGTGATGATCGGCACGCCGGATTCATATGAAAAGACGAAGAAATATTTTGGCCGGAAGGGAAGAAGCGCGATGATACCGCTTTATATTCATGTGGAGGCGGGAGAACGGCTCATGCGTGCCGTAAAACGGGAGCGAATGCAGGCCGCGCCTCAGTACGCGGAACTTTGCCGGAGATTTCTGGCAGATGAAGAGGACTTTAAAAAGGAAAATCTGGATCGGTGCGGAATCGACAGAATTTTCGAAAATCAGGATTTGGATTCCTGTGTCAAAAAAATAAAAACAACAATTTTGGAACAATTAACCTGA
- the holB gene encoding DNA polymerase III subunit delta' has protein sequence MMRFEDILGHEQIKEYFKNALERHQVSHAYILTGEAGMGRKTLANAFAMALQCESGKADPCGECHSCRQFLSGNHPDVIYIRHEKAGSIGVDDVREQIINDVTIKPYSGPYKIYIVDQAELLTVQAQNALLKTIEEPPEYAVIFFLTTNSDSFLPTILSRCTVLKLKPLYDQVIKDYLKKQLKVPAHQADICTAFARGNLGKAIALSSSEEFAQMQEIVLNLLKHVPDMPVYEMVASLKEMKEANLNIKDCLDFMQLWFRDILMFKATMDTSLFIFKDEYKYIKEIADHSSFDGIEKILAALDKVKVRLDANVNFELAMELMLLVMKENIV, from the coding sequence ATGATGAGATTCGAGGATATTTTGGGTCATGAACAGATAAAAGAATATTTCAAGAATGCTTTGGAACGTCATCAGGTGTCCCACGCATATATTCTGACCGGAGAGGCTGGCATGGGCAGGAAAACTTTGGCCAATGCATTTGCCATGGCGCTGCAGTGCGAGAGCGGTAAAGCAGATCCCTGCGGCGAGTGTCATTCCTGCCGCCAGTTTTTAAGCGGAAATCATCCTGATGTAATTTATATCCGCCATGAAAAGGCGGGAAGCATAGGCGTGGACGATGTGAGGGAACAGATCATCAATGACGTGACCATCAAACCCTACAGCGGCCCGTATAAAATATATATTGTGGATCAGGCGGAGCTTTTGACGGTGCAGGCGCAGAATGCTCTTTTAAAAACCATTGAGGAGCCGCCGGAATACGCGGTGATATTTTTCCTGACCACAAATTCAGATTCTTTTCTGCCAACGATTTTGTCCCGATGCACGGTACTCAAGCTGAAACCGCTGTATGACCAGGTCATCAAAGATTACCTGAAGAAGCAGCTGAAGGTACCGGCCCATCAGGCGGATATCTGTACGGCGTTCGCACGGGGGAATCTGGGAAAAGCGATTGCCTTGTCATCCTCTGAGGAGTTTGCCCAGATGCAGGAGATCGTCCTGAATTTATTGAAGCATGTACCGGATATGCCGGTATATGAGATGGTGGCGTCGCTGAAAGAGATGAAGGAAGCGAACCTGAATATTAAGGACTGCCTGGATTTCATGCAGCTTTGGTTCCGGGATATTCTGATGTTTAAGGCTACGATGGATACTTCCTTGTTCATTTTCAAGGATGAGTACAAATATATAAAGGAAATTGCAGACCACAGTTCCTTTGACGGAATAGAAAAAATATTGGCGGCCCTCGACAAGGTGAAAGTGCGTTTGGACGCCAATGTGAATTTTGAGCTCGCCATGGAGCTCATGCTGCTTGTGATGAAGGAGAACATTGTATGA
- a CDS encoding PSP1 domain-containing protein, with translation MTRVIGVRFRTAGKIYFFDPGKFQIKKGQNVIVETARGVEYGYVMMGEREVEDEKVIQPLKPVIRIATKEDDAVEEKNKKKEKEAFKICQKKIEKHNLEMKLIDAEYTFDNNKVLFYFTADGRIDFRELVKDLASVFKTRIELRQIGVRDETKILGGVGICGRALCCHSYLSEFIPVSIKMAKEQNLSLNPTKISGTCGRLMCCLKNEEETYRYLNSKLPNVGDHVTTDDGLKGEVSSVNVLRQRVKVIVYLDNDEKDIREYRSDQLKFRPKKKRDKEKLNTREEQELKKLEALEKKEGKSKLDDN, from the coding sequence ATGACGAGAGTGATAGGCGTGCGGTTTCGTACGGCAGGCAAAATATATTTTTTTGATCCCGGAAAGTTTCAGATCAAGAAGGGGCAGAATGTGATCGTGGAGACTGCCCGCGGAGTGGAATATGGCTATGTGATGATGGGAGAGCGGGAGGTTGAGGATGAAAAGGTAATACAGCCTCTGAAACCGGTCATCCGGATCGCCACGAAGGAAGATGACGCGGTCGAGGAAAAGAACAAAAAGAAGGAAAAAGAAGCATTTAAAATCTGCCAGAAAAAAATTGAAAAGCATAATCTGGAGATGAAGCTTATAGATGCGGAATACACCTTTGACAATAATAAGGTGCTGTTTTATTTTACGGCGGATGGCCGTATTGATTTCCGTGAGCTGGTTAAGGATCTGGCATCGGTGTTCAAAACAAGGATTGAGCTGCGCCAGATCGGCGTCCGGGATGAGACAAAGATTCTGGGAGGCGTGGGTATCTGCGGCAGGGCCTTATGCTGCCACTCCTATTTGTCGGAATTTATTCCGGTGTCCATTAAGATGGCAAAGGAGCAGAATCTGTCCCTGAACCCTACGAAGATTTCCGGGACGTGCGGAAGGCTGATGTGCTGTTTAAAGAACGAAGAAGAAACATACCGGTATCTGAACAGCAAGCTGCCTAATGTGGGAGATCATGTGACGACAGATGACGGACTGAAGGGCGAGGTGTCCAGCGTCAATGTACTCCGTCAGAGGGTAAAGGTGATCGTATACCTGGACAATGATGAAAAGGATATCCGGGAATACCGGTCAGATCAGCTTAAATTCCGGCCGAAAAAGAAGAGAGATAAAGAAAAGCTGAATACCAGAGAAGAGCAGGAGCTAAAAAAACTGGAGGCTTTGGAGAAAAAGGAAGGAAAGTCAAAGCTAGATGACAATTGA
- a CDS encoding tRNA1(Val) (adenine(37)-N6)-methyltransferase, whose amino-acid sequence MTIELLEHERIDDLQRNGYRIIQNEKKFCFGMDAVLLSGFARAERQEEVLDLGTGTGIIPILMEAKTDGKHFSALEIQKDMAEMAGRSVALNNLEDKITIVAGDIKEASKIFGKASFDVVTCNPPYMNQNHGLKNPDEPKAIARHEILCTFRDVAREAAALLRTGGRFYLVHRPHRLAEIICTLKEYHLEPKRMKYVHPYEDEEANMVLIEAFRGGRPQMRVEAPIIVYERPGVYTPEIYEIYGY is encoded by the coding sequence ATGACAATTGAGCTTTTAGAGCATGAACGCATAGACGATCTTCAGCGAAACGGCTACCGCATCATACAGAATGAAAAAAAATTTTGTTTTGGCATGGACGCCGTGCTGTTGTCCGGTTTTGCCAGGGCGGAAAGGCAAGAGGAAGTTCTGGACCTGGGAACGGGAACCGGAATCATTCCTATATTGATGGAGGCAAAGACAGACGGGAAGCATTTTTCTGCGCTGGAGATCCAGAAAGATATGGCCGAGATGGCTGGGCGGAGTGTGGCCCTAAATAACCTGGAGGATAAAATAACCATAGTGGCAGGAGATATCAAAGAGGCCTCGAAGATATTCGGAAAGGCTTCTTTTGATGTAGTTACATGCAATCCGCCTTATATGAATCAGAATCATGGTTTAAAGAATCCCGATGAACCGAAGGCAATAGCCCGCCATGAAATCCTTTGTACATTCCGTGACGTGGCGAGGGAGGCGGCAGCTCTTCTGCGTACAGGAGGGCGGTTTTATCTTGTGCACAGACCCCATCGTCTGGCAGAGATCATCTGTACACTGAAGGAATACCATCTGGAACCGAAACGGATGAAATATGTCCATCCTTACGAGGATGAAGAGGCTAACATGGTCTTGATTGAAGCATTTCGGGGCGGCCGGCCTCAAATGCGGGTAGAAGCCCCCATCATTGTGTACGAACGGCCGGGCGTATATACCCCGGAAATCTATGAAATATACGGATATTAG
- the rsmI gene encoding 16S rRNA (cytidine(1402)-2'-O)-methyltransferase yields MTGQLYICATPIGNLEDITLRVLRTLKEVDLIAAEDTRNTIKLLNHFEIKTPMTSYHEYNKVDKARYLVDQMREGVSVALVTDAGTPGISDPGEELVRQCYEAGIPLTSLPGPAACVTALTVSGLSTRRFCFEAFLPSDKKERREILKELENETRTIILYEAPHHLLKTLEELLEVLGDRKISICKELTKTFEKVFQTTLGNAVKRFEAEVPRGEQVLIISGKSRTELKEEAERAWESMSLEEHMNYYLRQGIEKKEAMRMVAKDRGISRRDVYQGLLEV; encoded by the coding sequence ATGACAGGACAGTTATACATTTGTGCCACGCCGATTGGAAACCTGGAAGATATTACTCTGCGGGTACTCCGTACACTGAAAGAAGTGGACTTGATAGCGGCAGAGGATACCAGAAATACCATAAAGCTTCTGAATCATTTTGAGATTAAGACGCCGATGACCAGCTACCATGAATATAATAAAGTGGACAAGGCCAGATATTTGGTGGATCAGATGAGGGAGGGGGTCAGCGTCGCTCTTGTGACCGACGCAGGAACTCCGGGAATATCGGATCCCGGCGAGGAGCTGGTGAGACAGTGCTATGAGGCGGGGATTCCCCTCACGTCACTTCCGGGCCCGGCTGCGTGCGTAACGGCGCTGACCGTATCGGGGCTCTCCACCAGACGGTTTTGTTTTGAAGCCTTTTTGCCTTCTGATAAAAAGGAACGAAGAGAAATCCTGAAGGAATTGGAGAATGAAACCAGGACCATTATCCTTTATGAGGCGCCGCATCATCTTCTAAAGACTCTGGAGGAGCTTTTGGAAGTATTAGGTGACCGGAAGATTTCCATCTGCAAGGAACTTACCAAGACTTTTGAGAAAGTCTTTCAGACGACTCTGGGAAATGCGGTAAAACGCTTTGAAGCTGAGGTCCCCAGAGGAGAGCAGGTGCTGATCATTTCCGGAAAGAGCAGGACAGAGCTTAAAGAGGAAGCAGAAAGGGCGTGGGAGAGTATGTCTTTGGAGGAGCATATGAATTATTATCTGCGCCAGGGAATAGAAAAAAAGGAGGCCATGCGTATGGTGGCAAAGGATCGGGGGATCTCCAGGCGCGATGTATATCAGGGACTTTTAGAAGTTTGA
- a CDS encoding 4Fe-4S binding protein gives MKKLTMKKGGDCHACLECVIACSQAFYKEFDPDKSCIQITEKKGAIKPMVCIQCGKCAKACEQGAIKQNAKGVYMIDKKLCVGCGKCVEACPFGVMVMPAEASAPTKCIACGICAKACPMEILEVVES, from the coding sequence ATGAAGAAGCTGACAATGAAAAAAGGCGGAGACTGCCACGCATGTCTGGAATGTGTAATCGCGTGTTCCCAGGCATTTTATAAAGAGTTTGATCCGGATAAGTCCTGCATCCAGATCACTGAAAAGAAAGGCGCCATTAAGCCCATGGTCTGTATCCAGTGCGGGAAGTGTGCCAAAGCGTGTGAGCAGGGCGCTATCAAGCAGAATGCAAAAGGAGTTTATATGATTGACAAGAAGCTCTGTGTCGGCTGCGGAAAGTGCGTAGAGGCATGTCCCTTCGGCGTGATGGTCATGCCTGCAGAGGCTTCCGCGCCTACGAAATGTATCGCCTGCGGCATCTGCGCCAAAGCATGTCCCATGGAGATTTTAGAGGTTGTAGAAAGCTGA
- a CDS encoding IclR family transcriptional regulator has protein sequence MSDEIVIVPAVMRALNVIEALFSGTTPKSLSDLSKELDIPTASLFRIMKNLAKREYVTVLEGNPVRYTIGHKPFQLVTEYRSRLDQKDVIKPVMQELTAKTNQTAQYAVFQNGQFIYIEQVLSAAELNIIAQLYMPLEVNASAGAKVILANQPEELIDQYLSGILLHKRTVHTIDEIEAFKRELELTKKRGFGMDNEEFTIGIGCMAVPVFDGDGQCTAAIGVTGYIEEYRNKENFEYIKKCLLEAAGEIKGKLSI, from the coding sequence TTGTCCGATGAAATAGTGATTGTGCCGGCGGTAATGCGGGCTTTAAATGTAATAGAGGCATTATTTTCCGGTACGACGCCGAAGTCTCTCAGCGATCTTTCCAAGGAACTGGATATCCCTACGGCTTCCTTATTCCGCATTATGAAAAACCTGGCCAAGCGGGAATATGTGACGGTATTAGAAGGGAACCCGGTCCGTTACACCATTGGGCACAAGCCCTTCCAGCTGGTGACTGAATACCGGAGCCGTCTCGACCAGAAGGATGTCATCAAACCGGTGATGCAGGAGCTCACCGCCAAAACAAACCAAACTGCCCAATACGCCGTATTTCAAAACGGGCAGTTTATTTATATTGAACAGGTACTTTCTGCGGCAGAGCTGAATATCATCGCCCAGCTCTATATGCCCCTTGAGGTCAACGCCAGTGCCGGTGCAAAGGTCATTTTAGCCAACCAGCCGGAAGAGCTGATCGATCAATATCTGTCGGGAATCCTGCTGCACAAAAGAACCGTTCACACCATTGACGAAATAGAAGCCTTTAAAAGGGAACTGGAATTAACAAAGAAACGCGGTTTTGGAATGGACAATGAAGAGTTCACCATTGGGATCGGATGTATGGCAGTACCGGTTTTTGACGGTGACGGCCAGTGCACCGCGGCCATTGGCGTAACCGGATATATCGAAGAATATCGGAATAAAGAAAATTTCGAATACATAAAAAAATGCCTGCTGGAAGCCGCAGGCGAAATAAAAGGAAAACTGTCCATATAA
- a CDS encoding Cof-type HAD-IIB family hydrolase has translation MCAFQAVFCDIDGTLLDSSHQITPDTKEKIRTLHGNGIPFVLVSARMPAAIYPIQEELGIHAPIISYGGALILDKDKNTLSSTGLSLSLAAEIETHVPLDTDTYCFCVYSYDKWITRDSLHPIIRREEEVTQVISMTGSMETLLGPEDPVHKLMCFGPSGLLDQIAGQLKSEFPQCTIYKSFHTLLEIMDGRASKSKAVHTLCKKLGISPQNAAAFGDNYNDVDMLQAVGCGIAMGNAPEEVKRMASGVTGDHDHEGLLQALNHLFP, from the coding sequence ATGTGTGCATTTCAGGCTGTTTTCTGTGATATTGACGGCACTTTGCTCGACAGCAGCCATCAGATCACGCCTGATACGAAAGAAAAGATCCGGACACTTCACGGAAATGGAATTCCTTTTGTGCTGGTATCCGCCAGGATGCCTGCCGCCATTTATCCGATTCAGGAAGAACTGGGCATTCATGCCCCTATCATAAGCTACGGCGGTGCTTTGATCTTAGATAAAGATAAGAACACGCTCAGCAGCACCGGCCTTTCTTTGTCTCTGGCGGCAGAGATTGAAACGCATGTTCCTCTGGACACGGATACCTATTGCTTCTGCGTCTATTCCTACGACAAATGGATTACCAGAGACAGCCTTCATCCCATCATCCGCCGGGAAGAGGAGGTCACTCAGGTCATTTCCATGACCGGTTCTATGGAAACCCTTCTCGGTCCGGAGGATCCAGTCCATAAGCTCATGTGCTTTGGACCTTCCGGTCTTCTCGACCAGATTGCCGGGCAGCTGAAGTCAGAATTTCCCCAATGCACCATTTACAAATCTTTTCATACTCTTTTGGAGATCATGGACGGACGAGCTTCCAAATCGAAGGCAGTCCACACCCTTTGTAAAAAGCTGGGGATTTCTCCACAAAATGCCGCCGCATTTGGGGATAACTATAATGATGTCGATATGCTCCAGGCCGTGGGATGCGGAATCGCCATGGGCAATGCCCCAGAGGAAGTAAAACGGATGGCGTCCGGTGTGACCGGCGACCACGACCATGAAGGGCTGCTGCAGGCCCTTAATCATTTGTTTCCATAA
- the aroE gene encoding shikimate dehydrogenase, which translates to MSKNYRAELVGAFGNPIDENPTGVMEEAAFAAKGLNFRYLTVKVEKEDLEAAMNGVKAFQMKGINLTIPHKVKVLEYLDELSEAAHIIGAVNMVVNKDGILWGENTDGKGFLISLKNEDVSVEGKNVVILGAGGAAKAIGVECALAGAKKITVVNRSRERGQDLADLIVEKTSADSIYVPWDTSYKAEPDTDILVNATSIGLYPDVDKKPDVDYDTVMPSMVVSDVVFNDPNTLFLQEAAKRGAHTINGLGMLVNQGALNFTLWTGAEAPLDVMTDTLKKEFGL; encoded by the coding sequence ATGAGTAAAAATTATCGTGCGGAATTGGTAGGAGCATTTGGAAATCCCATTGACGAGAATCCGACGGGGGTGATGGAGGAGGCAGCCTTTGCGGCGAAGGGCCTTAATTTCCGGTATCTGACGGTGAAGGTGGAAAAAGAGGATCTTGAAGCGGCGATGAACGGGGTAAAGGCTTTTCAGATGAAAGGGATAAATCTGACGATTCCCCACAAGGTGAAGGTGCTGGAATACCTAGATGAGCTATCCGAAGCCGCCCACATCATCGGAGCCGTGAATATGGTGGTGAATAAGGATGGGATACTGTGGGGAGAGAATACGGATGGGAAAGGTTTTCTGATTTCTTTAAAAAATGAGGACGTATCGGTTGAGGGAAAGAATGTGGTCATTTTGGGAGCGGGAGGCGCAGCGAAAGCGATCGGTGTGGAGTGCGCGCTTGCAGGAGCAAAGAAGATCACCGTCGTGAACCGCAGCCGGGAAAGGGGACAGGATCTGGCGGATCTGATCGTGGAAAAAACTTCCGCGGATTCCATATATGTACCTTGGGACACTTCCTATAAGGCAGAACCGGATACGGATATCCTGGTCAACGCCACCAGCATCGGCCTTTATCCTGACGTGGACAAAAAACCGGATGTGGATTATGATACGGTAATGCCGTCCATGGTGGTCAGCGACGTGGTATTTAATGACCCGAATACACTGTTTTTACAGGAGGCGGCGAAAAGAGGGGCTCATACGATCAACGGACTGGGGATGTTGGTGAATCAGGGAGCTCTCAATTTTACACTTTGGACAGGGGCAGAGGCGCCGTTGGATGTCATGACCGACACACTAAAAAAGGAATTTGGGTTATAG